A genomic region of Stenotrophomonas sp. NA06056 contains the following coding sequences:
- a CDS encoding TetR/AcrR family transcriptional regulator codes for MTPPPGRREQRKAETRQAISDVATRLIIERGFEAVSMSEIADAAGVSRKTVFNYFASKEQLVFDRDEEARQLLRDGMAARASMTPLAAFQALVRELLDTGHPLLRINAGAASFWKTVAQSAVLVAHARQLQALLTDDLAQLMAESAGRPVEDADARLGASMLMASMVTAYEQGLRVLSDGGDPRQAMVPLIVRGATGTLVALAGTPYTDPSSCP; via the coding sequence ATGACCCCGCCGCCCGGCCGCCGTGAACAACGTAAAGCCGAGACCCGACAGGCGATTTCCGACGTCGCCACCCGGCTGATCATCGAGCGCGGCTTCGAGGCAGTGTCGATGAGCGAGATCGCCGACGCCGCCGGGGTGTCGCGCAAGACGGTGTTCAACTACTTCGCCAGCAAGGAACAGCTGGTGTTCGACCGCGATGAGGAAGCGCGACAGCTGCTGCGTGACGGCATGGCCGCGCGCGCATCCATGACGCCGCTGGCCGCCTTCCAGGCGCTGGTGCGGGAACTGCTGGACACCGGCCATCCGTTGCTGCGGATCAATGCCGGTGCAGCGTCGTTCTGGAAAACCGTGGCGCAGAGCGCGGTATTGGTGGCCCATGCGCGGCAGCTGCAGGCGCTGCTGACCGATGACCTGGCACAGTTGATGGCTGAGTCTGCGGGGCGACCCGTCGAGGATGCCGACGCGCGACTGGGTGCATCGATGCTGATGGCGTCGATGGTGACCGCCTACGAACAGGGACTGCGCGTGCTGTCGGACGGCGGCGATCCGCGGCAGGCGATGGTGCCGCTGATCGTGCGCGGCGCCACGGGGACGCTGGTGGCACTGGCCGGTACGCCCTATACGGACCCGTCCTCGTGTCCATAG
- a CDS encoding FAD-dependent monooxygenase, which produces MRYDVVIAGAGPVGLFLACELGRSGCSVLVLEQAASPESPLKRLPFGLRGLNAPTLEALDRRGLLDAVAAGQVLKPEKGPPPPGTAHWLSQPRRLGGHFAGIPFALDNVDSGRWPWRLPTPVGTQMAVELQALEAVLAERAQALGVLILRGAGVQDVRSGTDQVQVEAGGQSFRGRWLVGCDGGRSTVRKQCGFAFAGTDPEFTGHSLSVELEDPTVLSPGRHTTAQGMCNFNPPGTIALADFDGGAGHRQPLDRDTAQALLRRISGRDATITTLHLATTWTDGARQATAYRRGRVLLAGDAAHVHSPLGGQGLNLGLGDAMNLGWKLAAVVRGEAGEALLDTYQAERHPIGARVLEWSRAQVALMRPSAGSRALAAIVADLAETQDGATYLAERVWGVGQRLDLGQAHPLVGRSAPDFVLADGRRMGELLRAGQAVLLVFDAAAALCGAADAERARILYIAQPAVDSLGLSALLVRPDGIVAWASDGADAAGLAQAVREWMGSMGNEAVA; this is translated from the coding sequence ATGCGGTACGACGTCGTCATTGCCGGGGCTGGCCCGGTTGGGCTGTTCCTGGCCTGCGAGCTGGGCCGGTCCGGATGCTCGGTGCTGGTGCTGGAGCAGGCGGCCTCGCCGGAGTCGCCGCTGAAGCGCCTGCCGTTCGGCCTGCGTGGATTGAATGCCCCCACACTGGAGGCACTCGACCGGCGCGGCCTGCTGGATGCCGTGGCTGCCGGCCAGGTGCTGAAGCCGGAGAAAGGCCCGCCGCCGCCGGGCACCGCACATTGGTTGTCGCAGCCGCGCAGGCTGGGTGGGCACTTCGCCGGTATCCCGTTCGCGCTGGACAACGTCGACAGCGGTCGCTGGCCTTGGCGCCTGCCCACCCCGGTCGGCACGCAGATGGCGGTGGAGCTGCAGGCGCTGGAGGCCGTGCTGGCCGAGCGCGCACAGGCGCTGGGCGTGCTGATCCTGCGTGGTGCGGGCGTGCAGGACGTGCGCTCGGGTACCGATCAGGTCCAGGTCGAGGCAGGCGGGCAATCCTTCCGCGGGCGCTGGCTGGTCGGCTGCGATGGTGGCCGCAGCACCGTGCGCAAGCAGTGTGGCTTTGCCTTCGCCGGCACCGATCCGGAGTTCACCGGCCACTCGCTCAGCGTTGAGCTGGAAGATCCGACGGTGCTCAGCCCGGGGCGTCACACCACCGCGCAGGGCATGTGCAATTTCAATCCGCCAGGCACCATCGCCCTGGCCGATTTCGACGGCGGCGCCGGCCATCGCCAGCCACTCGACCGCGATACGGCACAGGCGCTGCTGCGCCGTATCTCCGGCCGCGACGCAACGATCACCACACTGCACCTGGCCACCACCTGGACCGATGGCGCACGGCAGGCCACCGCCTATCGTCGTGGCCGGGTGCTGTTGGCAGGCGATGCCGCGCATGTGCATTCGCCGCTGGGCGGGCAGGGCTTGAACCTGGGCCTGGGGGATGCAATGAACCTGGGCTGGAAGCTGGCTGCCGTCGTGCGCGGCGAGGCAGGTGAAGCGCTGTTGGACACCTATCAGGCCGAACGCCATCCGATCGGTGCTCGCGTGCTGGAGTGGTCGCGCGCGCAGGTCGCACTGATGCGGCCAAGTGCGGGCTCTCGTGCACTGGCTGCGATCGTGGCCGATCTGGCGGAAACGCAGGATGGCGCCACCTATCTCGCCGAGCGCGTGTGGGGTGTGGGCCAGCGGCTGGATCTGGGGCAGGCTCACCCGTTGGTCGGCCGCAGCGCGCCGGATTTCGTGCTGGCCGACGGTCGCCGCATGGGTGAACTGCTGCGCGCAGGGCAGGCGGTGCTGCTGGTGTTCGATGCCGCTGCCGCGTTGTGCGGGGCGGCTGATGCCGAACGGGCCCGCATTCTGTACATCGCGCAGCCGGCCGTCGATTCGCTGGGCCTGTCCGCGCTGCTGGTTCGTCCGGATGGCATTGTCGCCTGGGCCAGTGATGGAGCCGATGCGGCAGGCTTGGCGCAGGCGGTACGGGAATGGATGGGGTCAATGGGCAACGAAGCGGTTGCCTGA
- a CDS encoding MFS transporter: MSPNSSLAARLTPRQRTLIILALSLGGFAIGTSEFASMGLMLEISRGLSISETQVGHLISAYAIGVVVGAPILAFVGASFPRRKLLLALMGFYAVGNLASALAPNYGTMLVARFVAGLPHGAYFGVAMLVAAAISPAGQRGQAMSRVLLGLSVAILIGNPLTTWLGQQLSWRTAFALVSVLAIATVAMIARFLLPDPDEVRTSPMRELRAFNTTQVWLALSIGAVGFAGMFCVFTYLAPTLVQVTGVAESWMPLAVGVFGVGAIIGNIAGGWLVDKFHFKAAAVVLVWSIVMLLLYPLAAESVWTIGPMIITVGTMGALAAVLQTRLMDVAGEAQTLAAASNHAAFNTANALGPWLGGMAISAGFSPATTGYVGAATAVGGLLLWCVSVMLEKNRKAAVASSR, from the coding sequence ATGAGCCCCAATTCCTCTCTGGCCGCTCGGCTGACGCCGCGCCAGCGCACCCTCATCATCCTTGCCCTGTCACTGGGCGGCTTCGCCATCGGCACCAGCGAATTCGCCAGCATGGGCCTGATGCTGGAGATCAGCCGCGGCCTTTCGATCAGCGAAACCCAGGTCGGCCACCTGATCAGCGCTTACGCCATCGGCGTAGTGGTCGGTGCACCGATCCTGGCCTTCGTCGGCGCCAGCTTCCCCCGCCGCAAGCTTCTACTGGCGCTGATGGGCTTCTATGCCGTCGGCAATCTGGCCAGCGCGTTGGCTCCGAACTACGGCACGATGCTGGTGGCACGCTTCGTCGCCGGCCTGCCGCATGGCGCCTACTTCGGCGTGGCGATGCTGGTGGCGGCAGCGATCAGCCCGGCCGGCCAGCGTGGTCAAGCGATGTCGCGCGTCCTGCTCGGCCTGTCCGTGGCGATCCTGATCGGCAATCCGCTGACCACCTGGCTGGGTCAGCAGCTGAGCTGGCGCACGGCCTTCGCCCTGGTCAGCGTGCTGGCCATCGCCACGGTGGCGATGATCGCGCGCTTCCTGCTGCCCGACCCGGATGAGGTGCGGACCTCGCCGATGCGCGAGCTGCGCGCGTTCAACACCACCCAGGTGTGGCTGGCGTTGTCGATCGGTGCGGTGGGCTTTGCCGGCATGTTCTGCGTGTTCACCTATCTGGCACCGACCCTGGTGCAGGTGACCGGCGTGGCCGAGTCATGGATGCCGCTGGCAGTGGGCGTGTTCGGTGTCGGCGCGATCATCGGCAACATCGCCGGTGGCTGGCTGGTCGACAAGTTCCACTTCAAGGCCGCCGCGGTGGTGCTGGTGTGGTCGATCGTGATGCTGCTGCTGTACCCGCTGGCTGCCGAATCGGTGTGGACCATCGGCCCGATGATCATCACCGTGGGCACGATGGGCGCCCTCGCTGCGGTGCTGCAGACCCGCCTGATGGACGTGGCCGGCGAAGCGCAGACCCTGGCCGCCGCCTCCAACCATGCGGCGTTCAACACCGCCAATGCACTCGGCCCGTGGCTGGGCGGCATGGCGATCAGCGCCGGCTTCAGCCCGGCCACCACCGGTTACGTAGGCGCGGCGACGGCGGTCGGCGGCCTGCTGCTGTGGTGCGTGTCGGTGATGCTGGAGAAGAATCGCAAGGCTGCTGTCGCCAGCAGCCGCTGA
- a CDS encoding type IV secretory system conjugative DNA transfer family protein, with protein MLSSKKYLLIAIITLATLLLGFVFSGYLTLLLLGLDTKLLTWNTYYQYFHAIGQPQVAPFVGKIKWGGYLGFGLPLLVLAIVGLVVLLKKDKRSLHGDARFATGADLAKHGMFKKSGQSIVVGSHGGKLVRLDGQQFVILAAPTRSGKGVGVVIPNLLEYGESLVVLDIKQENFDLTSGWRASQGQEIYLFNPFAEDRRTHRWNPLSYVSDDPAFRVSDLMSIGAMLYPDGSEDQKFWISQARNAFIAFTLYLFENWDDERSSGFPGGQGTPTLGAVYRLSSGDGSDLKKFLKGLSERPFLSSNARSAFANMLSQADETFASILGTFKEPLNPWINPVLDKATSTNDFLLTDVRKKKMTIYIGIQPNKLAESRLIINLFFSQLINLNTKELPKSNPDLKYQCLLLMDEFTSIGKVEIIASAVSYMAGYNVRLLPIIQSMSQLDATYGREVSRTIITNHALQILYAPREQQDANDYSDMLGYTTIRKKNVTHAREKTHSFTEERRALMLPQELKAMGPDHEVFLYEGIPHPVKCDKIRYYKDRYFTSRLLPKVDVPMLDV; from the coding sequence GTGTTGTCCAGTAAGAAGTATCTGCTTATCGCCATCATCACGCTGGCGACCCTGCTGCTCGGGTTCGTGTTTTCCGGTTACCTGACACTGCTGCTGCTTGGTCTGGATACCAAGCTGCTCACCTGGAATACCTATTACCAGTATTTCCACGCCATCGGCCAGCCGCAGGTTGCCCCGTTCGTGGGCAAGATCAAATGGGGCGGTTATCTCGGCTTCGGCCTGCCGCTGCTGGTGCTGGCCATCGTCGGCCTGGTCGTGCTGCTGAAGAAAGACAAGCGCTCGCTGCACGGTGACGCGCGCTTTGCCACCGGCGCTGATCTGGCCAAGCACGGCATGTTCAAGAAGAGCGGCCAGAGCATCGTGGTCGGCAGCCATGGCGGCAAGCTGGTGCGCCTGGATGGCCAGCAGTTCGTCATCCTGGCTGCGCCGACCCGTTCGGGCAAGGGTGTCGGCGTGGTTATTCCGAACCTGCTGGAGTACGGCGAATCGCTGGTGGTGCTGGACATCAAACAGGAAAACTTCGACCTGACCAGTGGTTGGCGCGCCAGCCAGGGGCAGGAGATCTACCTGTTCAACCCCTTCGCCGAAGACCGCCGCACCCATCGCTGGAACCCGCTCAGCTACGTCTCGGATGACCCGGCGTTCCGTGTCTCGGACCTGATGAGCATCGGCGCGATGCTTTACCCGGATGGCTCGGAAGACCAGAAATTCTGGATCAGCCAGGCGCGCAATGCCTTCATCGCCTTCACGCTGTATCTGTTCGAGAACTGGGATGACGAGCGCAGCAGCGGCTTCCCGGGTGGGCAGGGCACACCGACCCTGGGCGCGGTCTATCGCCTTTCCTCCGGCGATGGCAGTGACCTGAAGAAGTTCCTCAAGGGCCTGTCCGAGCGCCCGTTCCTGAGCAGCAACGCGCGTTCGGCGTTCGCCAACATGCTGTCCCAGGCCGACGAGACCTTTGCTTCGATCCTGGGCACCTTCAAGGAGCCGTTGAATCCCTGGATCAACCCTGTGCTGGACAAGGCCACCAGCACCAACGACTTCCTGCTGACCGACGTGCGCAAGAAGAAGATGACCATCTATATCGGCATCCAGCCCAACAAACTGGCCGAAAGCCGATTGATCATCAACCTGTTCTTCAGCCAGCTGATCAACCTCAATACCAAGGAACTGCCCAAGTCCAATCCGGACCTGAAGTACCAGTGCCTGCTGTTGATGGACGAATTCACCTCGATCGGCAAGGTCGAAATCATCGCCTCGGCGGTGTCCTACATGGCTGGTTACAACGTGCGCCTGCTGCCGATCATCCAGAGCATGTCGCAGCTCGATGCCACCTATGGCCGCGAAGTCTCGCGCACGATCATCACCAACCACGCGCTGCAGATCCTGTACGCCCCGCGCGAACAGCAGGATGCCAACGACTATTCGGACATGCTGGGTTACACCACCATCCGCAAGAAGAACGTTACCCACGCGCGTGAAAAGACCCATAGCTTCACCGAGGAGCGCCGCGCGCTGATGCTGCCGCAGGAACTCAAGGCGATGGGGCCAGACCATGAGGTTTTCCTTTACGAAGGCATCCCGCATCCGGTCAAGTGCGACAAGATTCGCTATTACAAGGATCGCTATTTCACGTCACGTCTACTGCCAAAGGTTGACGTGCCGATGCTTGATGTCTAA